The genomic DNA agctgcacaaaaaatttaagaaatgatgcattttatttccatttttatatattgtgggtcacattaggaaaagtctggctgaAAGGAATGTGTACacaatgtttttacagctcctAAACGtaaaaaatggtcaaatttgaccctgaacagtatgtgatggttAAATGTAAGAGGGTTAAAACTCCTCTTTGGGCCTCAAACCGCTGAGAACAACTTAAACACAACTACACATAAGCCAAAAACTTACATAACTAatggtttaatctttaacatatttttgtatttcctaTGTTTGTTACATATTATTTCATGTAAAACTTAAGtaactacagctgtcaaataaatgtattgaagTAGAAAGACTTCACCTTCACCtaaagtgacccagaatatattaaaatatttcacaattttctcaattTTTTGCAGTAGATACACTTTCTACAAACAATACACAGTTTTCCAGGTTACATTTTACCCGTATTTATTCAAAATTGTAAAAATCACCATTCAGCAATGttgttgcattcttcacattcaGTAACATTCACTAAAAACCATTATGGCTGTCATGTTCTGCTGTTTTAGGTGACATAGgatcataatatagtgtgacTGTGAATGTTTAGACTCCATAAACAAGCAgatctgtctgctctctgaaagtTTATACATGGATTTATCacccatttattaatgactggtgaggtatttataaatgaaaacatagatttgtggttcagaagttttgTCTGGTCATGTTTTCTTACTGTTAAGCGTTCGGTCAACATTAAGCAGCCTCAACAAGAACCAGGTCTAATTCTACGTTATTGAGAAATATTGTAAGAAAGCTTGTCTCCTATTTAGCGTTCTCATAAATGTGAGATCCTGTAACATACTAACAAATCTAAAGATCCATGTAGGtcataattacaaaaacatgactctgaatttattttctttgatgaATGAAATGTCCCTCTGTACATCACTGATATTTACAATGAAATTTGGTATCAGAGTTGagttaaaataagaaataaatgtttgtctgtATTGTAGTGTTTCCTGCAGACGTACAGCAGCTGTTTGAGAGTAGAGAAGAGGTTTCCCCTGAGCAGCAGGAGTGGAGCTCCAGTCTGGACCAGGAGGACGCAGAGCCCCCACACattaaagaggaacaggaggaactcTGGACCAGTCAGGAGGGAGAGCAGCTTCAAGGACTGAAGGAGGCTGATATCACCAAGTTCATATTCACTCCTGTTCCTGTGAGGAGTAAAGGTGATGAAGGTAAACCTCAGTCCTCACAGATTCATCAAAGACAAACTCAGgagaacagagagacagaacatcTGAAAGCAGAAGCTGACGGAGAGGGCTGTGGAGGATCTGAACTGCCCATCAATACATGTCCAGAAAGACACTTACAACCAGATAGACATGTCAAAAACTCTCACTTTTCTGAACCTGAGACTGAAGATAGGACTTACTGTTGGATGGATATCACAGATCTTCAACCAGATTTAAACACTCTCAACAATAATTTAACACCTATAAATGTTATGAGGTGTAATACTGGTACAAAATCATACAGCTGCTCAGACTGTGGTAAAAGATTTGGCCAGAAGGGGACTCTGCGGAGACACGTGAAAAAAATTCACAAGAGAGAGAAGCCGTTCGCCTGCTCGCTTTGTAATGCAAATTTTAGCCAGCAGATAGCATTAGAACAACATGTGAGAATCCATTCTGGGGAAAAACCATTTAGTTGCTCTGTTTGCGATAAAAAATTCACACAAAAGAGAAACCTGAAATGCCACATGACGGTGCACACGGGGGAGAAACCGTTCAGCTGCTCCATCTGCGCCAAAAGATTCACGCAAAAGAGAATTCTGAAAGGCCACATGATGGTCCACACAGGGGAGAAACCgttcagctgcagtgtgtgtgagaaacgcTTCACCAGACGGTCGCGAGTCAAAAATCACAAGTGTGTTGTTGAGTGCAGCATCAGTCTGTAGCACAAGTTCTGATCTAAAGAACGCCATGAAAAGACACTGGAGAGTTTTTAGTACATTGAAATTCATTGCATACAATTGATTTATTGTTATTGGGCTGggtatcattaaaaaatgacgataccagtaccaatccaagagCTCTAGAAGTGAAACCGATACCAATTGAGTttttcatttgatacccatcatgtgaatagaagcattaaattgcataaaatgccaccacagacgggttgcagctgctgtggcagtgggccaatcacatgttgcatttaaTCCAAAaatgcttgcattgattggctgtgagcaagtccatacaaatagtcatattttctagctctgggtgcgaaaaggatcgattgcaggtatcgtttgacaggagacatTTCGATAAGACTTGTAGTATCGAAGTAGCCTGGCTATCGTCAGACCCTACCAcaattgaggtagggtctggtgAGGAGCCGTTCTTTTCCTCGTATTGGAGgcgggatcaacgaatgtcgatcaaatgcttctgtacactactggacaaacttacagccactCATACTATCGGTTTATTTTGGTTGATaacttaaaggtattgagtactgatacccagccctaattgttgttattattattattattattattattattattattattacatatcaCATTGATAATTATCATTGTGTTGTTGAGAGAAGCAGAAAGTGGCGGAGCAGCCTGTTGAAACCCTGATGAGAATTTGGTAAATTTGTGCTAAGAGATTTCCAGAaaagacaaatcaaacaaaGCAGGTGTTGTTGTTTGGGATGCAGCCACATGTGGATACAGTACAGCCAGGCATGAATCACAAGTAAACTCTTTGATTATTTATGCACACTACCATCAAATTACAAATTACCTTCAGATTACAAAGATTGTCCACAGGAACTGATGACTCATACTGTCAAATTTACAGAGTTTGTATAATTAGTCATTTGTTCCCTAGAATCAATTGATTTCTGTACTTGAAGTGTTGTGTCTCATTATCAACAAATACAGGTATAagatcagactttggatacacacacaatacttgttagtagatgagttcattgttggtttggttcaCATAGAAAGTGTTTTCAGAACAGATAACTTCATTGTATTAAATGTATCCGTACATGCTGAATACCACAGTCTCAGTCTTAATGCTCTGAGTCTGTTTCTGTCGCGTTTAGTTAAGCAAAATCTGAGATGGCAGCTGATTAAACCACAC from Scomber scombrus chromosome 16, fScoSco1.1, whole genome shotgun sequence includes the following:
- the LOC133996236 gene encoding zinc finger and SCAN domain-containing protein 31-like yields the protein MCSLQTLKLFVQQRLTAAVEEIFGHLDKTITEYEEEIHRRHRRLLDEVSKPAVFPADVQQLFESREEVSPEQQEWSSSLDQEDAEPPHIKEEQEELWTSQEGEQLQGLKEADITKFIFTPVPVRSKGDEGKPQSSQIHQRQTQENRETEHLKAEADGEGCGGSELPINTCPERHLQPDRHVKNSHFSEPETEDRTYCWMDITDLQPDLNTLNNNLTPINVMRCNTGTKSYSCSDCGKRFGQKGTLRRHVKKIHKREKPFACSLCNANFSQQIALEQHVRIHSGEKPFSCSVCDKKFTQKRNLKCHMTVHTGEKPFSCSICAKRFTQKRILKGHMMVHTGEKPFSCSVCEKRFTRRSRVKNHKCVVECSISL